The sequence GCTCGGCATCGCCATGGCGCCGTTCGTGCTGCTCGCTTTCGCCTTGCCCTGGATCCGCGACGCCAGGCCCACCGATCCGATCCGCGCCTCCGCCGCGATCGGCCCCTATGCCGATTTCTTCTGGCGCTATGGCTTCCTCGCCATCGGCGTGCTGGCCTTCGTCTCGGTATACCGCATGGGCGACGTGCTCGCGCTCAACATGTCCAAGCCGATGATCCTTGGCCTCGGCTATACCAAGACCCAGATCGGCTGGGCAGACGGCGCGGTGGCGTTGATTTCGAGCATCGTCGGCGTCGGCATCGGCGGCTGGATGGTCACCAAATGGCGCTGGGGCGTCACCCTCAGCATCGGCGCCTTCTTCGCCGCGCTCGGCAATTTCGGCTTCGTCTGGCTGGCGCACATGCCGGTCGATCAGAACACGCTGTACGTCGCCACCGCCGCCGATCAGTTCGGCAACGGCATGGCCGGGGCGGTGTTCGTCGTTTACCTGTCGATGCTGTGCAACCCGCGTTTCCCGGGCGCGCAATATGCTTTCCTGTCGGGGTTCGCCTTCCTCCTTGCGCGGCTCCTCGCCGGCGCCGGCGGTACCGCGGTGACCTGGCTCGACAAGGCCGGGTATAACGGCTTCGACGTCTTCTTCTTCGCCTCGGGCGTGGTCAGCCTCGCGGCGCTCCTGTTCCTGCCGCTGCTGGCCAAGGCCAAGCCGCGTCCGGACGACCGGGGGCCGGTAACCGCGTGATCGAACAAGCCTTCGCCCCCGCCGCCGAGGCGATCGCGGCGGGCCGCATCCCCGGCGCCGCGCTGGGCGTGGTCCGTGCCGACGGCCAGCGCTGGAGCACCCATGCCGGGCTCGCCGCCCGGCTTCCCGAGCCCGAACCGCTCACCGCCGATCACTGGTTCGATCTCGCCTCGGTGTCGAAAGTGATCTTCACCACCACCGCCATCCTCCAGCTGGCCGACGAGGGCAGGCTCGATCTCGACCGCCCTGTCACCGACGCGATCCCGGATTGGCGGCAATATGATGTCGCGGGCGCCGCCGAGCGCAAGCTCACCTTCCGCGACCTGATCGCCCACCGCACCTTCTTCCCCGCCGTCGAGCCGATCTACACCTATGGCGACGATCCCGCCCGCCTGCGCGCTTTCGTCCTCCAGCGCGAATGGCGGCACGGCCCCCCGGTCTATTCGGACATCAATTTCATCGTCCTCGGCATCGCTATCGAGCGCATCACCGGCAAGTCCCTGCGCGCATGGCCGCTCGGCAAGGGCCTGACCTTCGGCCCGCCCCCCGGCCCCGCCGTCGCCACCGAATATTGCAGCTGGCGCGGACGCATCCTCAAGGGCGAGGTCCATGACGAGAATTGCTTCGCGCTGGGCGGCGACACCGGCCATGCCGGGCTGTTCGGCACGGTGGCCGGCGTCCTCGATTTCGCCCAGGGGCTACTGAACGGCACCGGCGCCAGCGCCGCGATGCTCGAAGCGATCCGCACCCCCCAATATGATCACCGCACCTGCGGCTGGGAGCGTAAATTCCCCGGCTGGTCGGGCGGCCAGGCGTGCTCCGCCGAGACCATCGGCCACACCGGCTTCACCGGCACCGGCCTGTGGATCGATTTCGAGCGTGGCCTCGCCTGGACTTTGCTCACCAACCGCGTCCACCCTACCCGTCATTTCGACAGCGGCATCTTCCAGCTGCGCCCGGCGACTGGCGACGCGGTGATTGCGGCCTTCGATGCGGCATAGAACCGTTCGTCACCCCGAGCTTGTTTCAGGGCCCAACCCTCCACAGGCCATGCCGTCCCTTGTTGCGCGTTGGATGCTGAAACAGGTTCAGCATGACCAGGTAGAATAGGAAGCCGTCCATGATCTCGTTGCTCGCCCTCAGCCTCGCCCTCGCCGCCCCCCAGGACGATCCCGTCACCCCCGCCGATCGCCTCGCCCATGATCAGATGCTGGTGCTCGACACCCATCTCGACACCCCCGAACTGTTCGAGCATCCCGGCTGGGACTTCGCCCGCTGGCACGACCGCGACTTCGACAAGAGCCAGGTCGATATCCCGCGCATGGAACAGGGCGGCCTGGATGGCGGCTTCTTCGTGATCTACACGGGGCAAGGCCCGTTGACGCCCGAAGGCTATGCCAGGGCCCGCAACGCCGCGCTGGTCCGCGCCAACTGGATCCAGAAGGTCGTCGCCGCCCATCCCGACAAGCTCGCCTTCGCCACCACCGCCGCCGATGCCGCGCGCATCGCCAAGACCGGCAAGCGCATCGTCTATCAAAGCATCGAGAACAGCTATCCGCTGGGCGAAGACCTGAGCCTGCTCGGCTATTTCTACGATCTCGGCGTGCGCATGGCGAGCCCGGCGCACTTCCGAAACAGCCAGTTCGCCGATAGCGCGACCGACAAGGTCAAGGCCTATGGCGGCTTCTCGCCGCTCGGCAGGCAATGGCTGGCCGAGATGAACCGGCTCGGCATGGTCGTCGATGTCAGCCATTCTTCTGACGATGTCTTCGATCAGGCGCTGGCATGGTCCAAGACCCCGATCATCGCCTCACATTCGGGACCGAAGGCGATCTACGACCATCCCCGCAACCTCGACGATGCCCGCATGAAGAAGCTCGCCGCAGCCGGCGGCGTGCTCCAGATCAACAGCGTCTATCTGGTCGCCGGCGACAGCAACAAGGCGCGCAGCGCGGTCCAGAACCGTCAGGACGACTGGTGGGCGCTGTCGGACGCCGATCAGCGCAAGCTCATCGCCGACAAGGCCGTCGCCGATGCCACCGATCCCTATCAGGGCGCCGATTTCGAGCTGTTCATGAAGAGCCTGCTCCATGCCATCGCCGTGATGGGGGTCGATCATGTCGGCATCGGCGCCGATTGGGATGGCGGCGGCGGCGTCCGCGGCTTCGAGGATGTCACTGCTCTCCCCAAGGTCACCGCGCGCCTGCGCAAGGAAGGCTTCAAGGACGCCGACATCGAGAAGATCTGGAGCGGCAACGTGCTGCGTTTGCTCAAGGCTGCGGAGGATTACGCGGCGAAGAACGCAGCCAGATAGCGCTCCTCGTCCCCCAACCCGATTTGTCACCCCGGCCTTGTGCCGGGATCACCAAGCTTCCGGACGACAGCCCGTCGCTTCCTGCCGCGGCGCTCTCGACACCATGGACCCCGGCACAAAGCCGGGGTGACGATGGCGCTTGCAATGTAGGATTTCGCCTGCTTGGCTCACGCGGTCGGCAATGCCGCCCGCTCTTTGAAATCGTCGCTCAGAATCCGGCCTGCCCGGCCCCCATGGTCAGTGCGACCATTGGGACCATTCGCGCCAGCGCTCAGTTCGCCGCCGCCACGATATTCAGCGCCGCGTCCATGATCCTGCTCGATGAAGCGTCCGATGGGATATCGTTGGCGTAGAAGGCGAAGGTCAGCGTCTTGCCGCTCGCCGCGATCATATAGCCGGCCACCGCGTTGGTGGCGTTGAGCGTGCCGGTCTTGGCGAAGATCTTGCCCTCCAGCGGCGTCCCCTTGAAACGGTTCCTGAGCGTGCCATCGACTCCGCCGATTGGCAGCGTATCGCGCCACTGCGCCCCCCAGGGCTGCATGGCGATCCAGCGCAGGAACTTGACTACTCCGCGCGGCGCAACACGATTGTAGGTCGACATGCCCGATCCGTCGGACAGGTCCCAGGCAGTGCGGGCAACACCGGCCTGCGCCAGCATCTTCTCGATCTCGGCCACACCATTGGCGATTGATCCGCTGCCCAGCCAGCCCGAGACCCGGCGGAGTGTCAGCTCGGCATGCAGATTCTGGCTGATCTTGTTGATTGTCTTCATGTCCTCGGCCAGCGGCGGCGGAATCAGTTGCGCGATCGGCACGAAATCGGCACGCACCATTCGCATCGGATCGGTGCGAGTGCTCGGCCCGTTATCCTCCGGCATCAGCGGACGATGGCGCACGCGCACCTCGCCCTTCACCCTGACGCCGCGCGCTTCGAGCAATGCCTTGAGCCGCCACGCCGCATAGTGCGCGGGATCGTCGATCCCCATCCGCGACAGATCGGGCCTGGCATCCTTGCCGATCGTGCCCGTCACCCGCACCAGCCGCTCAAACGGCAACCGGTCATAGCCGATCTTGCTTTCCGCGCCCGCAACGGTCTGGGTGCGATTGTCGATCGTGTAATAAGGGGATTCCACGGTCACCACCGCCGGCTTGCCAACCTCGCCCGGCGCTACGGTCAGCCCAACCTCATTCTCGTCGAGCGTCAGCGCCGAGACGCCGGTCCCCGATCGCGTCGGGATGTTATTCCAGCTCATGCCGGGGCTCCAGCGCTGGTCGGGGAACAGCGTGTCGTCGCCAATCACGTCACGCACCCGCTTGGTCTTCGCCGCCACAGCATCGGCCAGCGTCGCAAGACAGTCGATCTTGCAATCCGCCGCGCTCGACATCCGCGCATCGCCATTGCCAGCCAGCACGACATCGCGCCCCTCGATCCGCACCTCGTTGCCGCCGATCTCGTCGAGCTGGTTGAGATCGCCCAGCGTCGCAAAGGCGACCGCCGTCGAGAACATCTTGGTGTTCGACGCCGGAATATAACGCCCGTCGGGATCGATCGCGAGAATCTCGGTGCCGTCCTCGGTCGCCACCACCAGCCCGAAGCGCGTGCCTGTCGCCGCCTCACCAAGCTTGGCCTGGACCTGCGCGCGCAGATCCTGCGCGGTGGCGGGGGTAGCGGCGGCGAGCGCCAGCACGAGGAAGAGCGCGTGTTTCATGGGGTCAGAACCTAGCCGGAACCAACCCGGCGGCAAGCGCGCGATGCGTCACGCGCCCATAACCGCCGCTTATGGCGTCAGCGCGCGATCAGCCATGGCTTGGGACGACCGCTCGGCTTGGCGACCCCGTCGAGCCGCTCCGCGCGGAGGATCTTGACCGGCGCCAGGATCATCTGCCCCTTCATCGCGTCGCGCCCGCCGCCGGTCGGCAGCGCGAGGATGCGCTTGACCACGTCCATTCCCGCGATCACCCGCCCGAACGCGGCATAACCGCGATTGCCGGGCTTGGCGTCGAGCCCCGGATTGGGGCCGACCATGATCGAGAAATTGGCGTTGGCGGCATCGGCATTGATGCCGTGCGCCATCGAAATCGTGCCGTCCTGATGGGTGATCCCGGTCTGGCTCGTCGGCTCGAGCGGCAGCGGCGGCAGCATCCGCCGTGCGTCCTGCGCGATCCCGCCCTGGATGAAGCCGAAGCGCGGATCGGATTTGCGCCGTGTCGCCCGGTAGAATTCCGTGTCGTCGAGTCGCCCGTCATCGACATAGGCGAGGAAGTTGGCGACCGTCTTCGGCGCGCGCCTGGCGTCGAGCGCGAGCACGATCGATCCCGCCGAAGTGACGAGGCGGACACGGACGATGCCGGGCGCTTGCGGGGCGCTGTTGGCAATCAGGAACAGTGCGAGAATCAGGGCAAGGAAACGCATCCGCGCGCTTTAGTCGTCGTCGGCTGAACGGTATATGGCTTCGTCGAGCTCGCCTTCCCAGCGTGCGACGGTCGTCGCGACGGTCAGATTGGCGCAGGCGCTGGGCACGGTGCGGGTCATGTCGAGCAGCCGGTCGAACGGCAATACGAAGCCGACCACCAGCGCGGTCTGCTCGGGCGAGACGCCGACTGCGGACAGCACCGCGGCGAGCATGAACAGCGAGGCGGAAGGCACCGGCGCGGTGCCGAACGCGGCGAGCGCGCCGGTCAGCAGCACCATCCCATAGACTTGCGGCGTCAGCGGCACCCCGAACGCCTGCAGCGCGAACATGCTGAGCAGGCCGACATACATCGCCGTTCCGTCCTTGCCGATGCTCGCGCCGAGCGGCAGCACCGTCGAGAAGATCGAGCGGCCGACGCCGAGATTCTTTTCCGACACGCGCATCGCCACCGGCAGCGTCGCCGAGCTGGACGCGGTCGAGAACGCCACCACCAGCGCATCGACGATACCGCGAAAGAACGGCAGCAGCGGCAGCTTGGCGAGCAGCCGCAGGATCAGGCTGTGGACCACGACGATCTGGATCAGCGAACCCAGCACCACCGCCAGCGCCAGCCAGCCGACATTGACGAACACCGCCGCGCCGTTCGCCGCCACCGCATTGGCGATCAGCGCGAATACGCCAAACGGCGTCGCTTCCATGACGATGCCGACGACCTTGAGCAGCACTTCCGACAGCGATTGCAGCGTGTTCGCGAACGGCTTGCCCGCTTCGCCGGCGACAACGGTGCCGACGCCGATCAGGATCGCGACGAAGATCAGAGCGAGCATGTCGCCCTTGGCCAGCGCGTCGAAGATGTTGAGCGGGATGATCCCAATCAGCTGCTGGTACGGCGTAACCGCCTCGCCCAGCGCATGCGGCGCGGCGGTGCCGAGCGGCGCGCCGACGCCGGGCTGGACGAGCGTCGCCACCAGCATGCCTACCGACACCGCGATCGCGGTGGTGAAAGCGAACAGCCCGATCGTCCGCCCGCCCAGGCTGCCGAGGCGCTTGGGATCGGCCAATGCGGTAATCCCGGACGCGATCGTCACCAGCACGATCGGCGCGACCAGCATGCGGATCGCCCGGACGAACAGATCGCCCATGAACATCACGGACGGCGCGGCCGAGGGCCAGACCAGCGCGAACACCAGCCCCAGCGCCAGCGCCGCGAGCACCCGCTTCCACAGCGCGATCCCGAACCACATCCTCAGCACGTGCATCCTCCCCCTTTGTGCTCCTGCGAAAGCGGGAGCCTAGGATCACAAGCGAAACGCCAGCGACTCTGGGTTCCTGCGTTCGCAGGAGCCCGGAATATCAGCGGCAGCTCCCCGGCGTCGGCTTGTGCGGCAGCGCGCGCCCCGCGGCCTTGCCGGTCACCTTGCCCTTGTCGACCGCCAGCACGCCGTTGACGACCACGCTGCGAACGCCCGCGGCAAGCTCGG is a genomic window of Sphingomonas sp. containing:
- a CDS encoding dipeptidase — its product is MISLLALSLALAAPQDDPVTPADRLAHDQMLVLDTHLDTPELFEHPGWDFARWHDRDFDKSQVDIPRMEQGGLDGGFFVIYTGQGPLTPEGYARARNAALVRANWIQKVVAAHPDKLAFATTAADAARIAKTGKRIVYQSIENSYPLGEDLSLLGYFYDLGVRMASPAHFRNSQFADSATDKVKAYGGFSPLGRQWLAEMNRLGMVVDVSHSSDDVFDQALAWSKTPIIASHSGPKAIYDHPRNLDDARMKKLAAAGGVLQINSVYLVAGDSNKARSAVQNRQDDWWALSDADQRKLIADKAVADATDPYQGADFELFMKSLLHAIAVMGVDHVGIGADWDGGGGVRGFEDVTALPKVTARLRKEGFKDADIEKIWSGNVLRLLKAAEDYAAKNAAR
- a CDS encoding peptidylprolyl isomerase, with amino-acid sequence MRFLALILALFLIANSAPQAPGIVRVRLVTSAGSIVLALDARRAPKTVANFLAYVDDGRLDDTEFYRATRRKSDPRFGFIQGGIAQDARRMLPPLPLEPTSQTGITHQDGTISMAHGINADAANANFSIMVGPNPGLDAKPGNRGYAAFGRVIAGMDVVKRILALPTGGGRDAMKGQMILAPVKILRAERLDGVAKPSGRPKPWLIAR
- a CDS encoding serine hydrolase domain-containing protein — protein: MIEQAFAPAAEAIAAGRIPGAALGVVRADGQRWSTHAGLAARLPEPEPLTADHWFDLASVSKVIFTTTAILQLADEGRLDLDRPVTDAIPDWRQYDVAGAAERKLTFRDLIAHRTFFPAVEPIYTYGDDPARLRAFVLQREWRHGPPVYSDINFIVLGIAIERITGKSLRAWPLGKGLTFGPPPGPAVATEYCSWRGRILKGEVHDENCFALGGDTGHAGLFGTVAGVLDFAQGLLNGTGASAAMLEAIRTPQYDHRTCGWERKFPGWSGGQACSAETIGHTGFTGTGLWIDFERGLAWTLLTNRVHPTRHFDSGIFQLRPATGDAVIAAFDAA
- a CDS encoding dicarboxylate/amino acid:cation symporter gives rise to the protein MHVLRMWFGIALWKRVLAALALGLVFALVWPSAAPSVMFMGDLFVRAIRMLVAPIVLVTIASGITALADPKRLGSLGGRTIGLFAFTTAIAVSVGMLVATLVQPGVGAPLGTAAPHALGEAVTPYQQLIGIIPLNIFDALAKGDMLALIFVAILIGVGTVVAGEAGKPFANTLQSLSEVLLKVVGIVMEATPFGVFALIANAVAANGAAVFVNVGWLALAVVLGSLIQIVVVHSLILRLLAKLPLLPFFRGIVDALVVAFSTASSSATLPVAMRVSEKNLGVGRSIFSTVLPLGASIGKDGTAMYVGLLSMFALQAFGVPLTPQVYGMVLLTGALAAFGTAPVPSASLFMLAAVLSAVGVSPEQTALVVGFVLPFDRLLDMTRTVPSACANLTVATTVARWEGELDEAIYRSADDD
- the dacB gene encoding D-alanyl-D-alanine carboxypeptidase/D-alanyl-D-alanine-endopeptidase — its product is MKHALFLVLALAAATPATAQDLRAQVQAKLGEAATGTRFGLVVATEDGTEILAIDPDGRYIPASNTKMFSTAVAFATLGDLNQLDEIGGNEVRIEGRDVVLAGNGDARMSSAADCKIDCLATLADAVAAKTKRVRDVIGDDTLFPDQRWSPGMSWNNIPTRSGTGVSALTLDENEVGLTVAPGEVGKPAVVTVESPYYTIDNRTQTVAGAESKIGYDRLPFERLVRVTGTIGKDARPDLSRMGIDDPAHYAAWRLKALLEARGVRVKGEVRVRHRPLMPEDNGPSTRTDPMRMVRADFVPIAQLIPPPLAEDMKTINKISQNLHAELTLRRVSGWLGSGSIANGVAEIEKMLAQAGVARTAWDLSDGSGMSTYNRVAPRGVVKFLRWIAMQPWGAQWRDTLPIGGVDGTLRNRFKGTPLEGKIFAKTGTLNATNAVAGYMIAASGKTLTFAFYANDIPSDASSSRIMDAALNIVAAAN